In Deinococcus aquaedulcis, one genomic interval encodes:
- a CDS encoding GNAT family N-acetyltransferase has translation MYTSIRTVALPGGLQGDLQWSRDELGTLWRLYPQGGGLHLAHAYTAVHGDLLRLNDLHVKATALVPYAHPFWGRLGRRETVALRGLGLGSLLLREIQQEARRRGLRGVTGTFTPERPGDAPRLRAFYTRHGFTLTGTDLRWVPGA, from the coding sequence ATGTACACGAGCATTCGGACCGTGGCGCTGCCAGGCGGGCTGCAGGGCGACCTGCAGTGGTCCCGCGACGAGCTGGGCACCCTCTGGCGGCTCTACCCCCAGGGTGGCGGACTGCACCTGGCCCACGCGTACACGGCGGTTCACGGTGACCTGCTGCGGCTCAATGATCTGCACGTCAAGGCCACGGCCCTGGTGCCGTATGCGCATCCGTTCTGGGGCCGCCTGGGGCGACGCGAGACGGTGGCGCTGCGGGGCCTGGGGCTGGGCAGCCTGCTGCTGCGGGAGATCCAGCAGGAAGCCCGGCGCCGGGGGCTGCGGGGGGTGACCGGCACCTTCACCCCGGAGCGGCCCGGCGACGCCCCGAGGCTGCGTGCGTTCTACACCCGCCACGGCTTCACGCTGACGGGGACGGACCTCCGGTGGGTGCCCGGTGCCTGA
- a CDS encoding DUF6504 family protein, which produces MKAVQQEVQVDTQDGAPRRLIWAGQAYPVQAVSDEWRYGGRWWLGEPGRTCYLVQAGALTAELHREDGEAGRWWLARMVD; this is translated from the coding sequence ATGAAGGCCGTGCAGCAGGAGGTGCAGGTGGATACCCAGGACGGTGCGCCCCGCCGGCTGATCTGGGCCGGCCAGGCGTACCCCGTGCAAGCAGTAAGCGACGAGTGGCGGTACGGCGGTCGCTGGTGGCTGGGCGAGCCCGGGCGCACCTGTTACCTGGTGCAGGCGGGGGCGCTGACCGCCGAGCTGCACCGCGAGGACGGTGAGGCTGGCCGCTGGTGGCTGGCGAGGATGGTGGACTGA